From Choristoneura fumiferana chromosome 7, NRCan_CFum_1, whole genome shotgun sequence, the proteins below share one genomic window:
- the LOC141429477 gene encoding bolA-like protein 3: MFRQFLRALGPVRNRLSRTVAGNGAGVPGSNFERNCVSKEEQLTEALKKSLPGTTYISVEDISGGCGAMFEVSIEAKEFIGLPRVKQHRLVTDSLKQEISEMHGIRIHTNPTPTDK; the protein is encoded by the exons ATGTTTCGTCAATTTTTGAGAGCCTTGGGGCCAGTTAGGAATAGACTG TCGCGAACCGTTGCTGGAAACGGAGCCGGCGTGCCGGGTAGTAACTTCGAACGAAACTGCGTCTCAAAAGAAGAACAACTGACTGAAGCTTTGAAGAAATCTCTGCCGGGGACTACGTATATCAGCGTGGAGGATATTTCTGGCGGATGTGGGGCCATGTTTGAG GTCAGTATAGAAGCCAAAGAGTTCATTGGGCTACCTCGAGTGAAGCAGCATCGCCTTGTGACAGATTCCTTGAAACAGGAGATATCTGAGATGCATGGAATCCGCATACATACCAACCCAACACCAACAGACAAGTGA
- the LOC141429475 gene encoding LOW QUALITY PROTEIN: eukaryotic translation initiation factor 3 subunit F-like (The sequence of the model RefSeq protein was modified relative to this genomic sequence to represent the inferred CDS: inserted 1 base in 1 codon), translated as MALNLSVKVHPVVLFQIVDAYERRNADSHRVIGTLLGTCDKGVVEVTNCFCVXHKEHADQVEAELNYAMDVYELNRRVNATENIVGWWATGNEVTNHSSVIHEYYSRECRSPVHVTLDTSLQGARMGLRAYVCVALGVPRGKQGCMFTPIDVSLTSYEPEIVGLQLCQKTMGPAGRSRQVQPAPDLALVAEAATKLSSLLDQVLAYVEDVLAGRAAGDNATGRQLLQLAQAVPGLAADNFADAFANSVKDLLMVVTLAQLIKTQLQLNEKLTLLTSQ; from the exons ATGGCGCTCAATCTCTCTGTCAAGGTTCATCCTGTAGTATTATTTCAAATTGTGGATGCTTATGAGCGCCGAAATGCGGATTCACATCGGGTTATCGGTACCTTGTTGG GAACCTGTGACAAAGGTGTGGTGGAGGTCACAAATTGCTTCTGCG CCCACAAGGAGCATGCCGACCAGGTAGAAGCCGAACTCAACTACGCCATGGATGTGTATGAGCTGAACAGGCGAGTGAATGCCACAGAAAACATCGTTG GATGGTGGGCGACGGGCAACGAAGTAACCAATCACTCGTCAGTCATCCACGAGTACTACTCGCGCGAGTGCCGCTCGCCGGTGCACGTTACTCTGGACACGTCGCTCCAGGGTGCGCGCATGGGGCTCCGCGCATACGTGTGCGTGGCCCTGGGCGTCCCCCGCGGGAAGCAGGGCTGCATGTTCACGCCTATCGATGTCTCGCTGACCAGTTATGAGCCCGAG ATCGTAGGGCTCCAGCTGTGCCAGAAGACCATGGGGCCGGCGGGGCGCTCGCGGCAGGTGCAGCCCGCGCCCGACCTAGCCCTGGTGGCTGAAGCTGCCACAAAGCTCTCCTCACTACTTGATCAG GTGTTAGCGTACGTTGAGGACGTGCTGGCGGGGCGCGCGGCCGGAGACAACGCGACGGGCCGGCAGCTGCTGCAGCTGGCGCAGGCCGTGCCCGGCCTCGCCGCTGACAACTTCGCGGACGCCTTCGCCAACAGCGTCAAGGACCTGCTCATG GTGGTGACGCTCGCCCAACTTATCAAGACCCAACTGCAATTGAACGAGAAACTAACTCTCCTCACCTCTCAGTAA
- the LOC141429473 gene encoding uncharacterized protein isoform X1 produces the protein MEPRAESLPVAAAVPARMLALDNFSSDEDDFKPGEMFAKHRTSGQGTSGDTGAQIRQATSQALKNISDSSTKLVKTPIAKASTNRPSQSNDFNANRQRNTLMYTDDDELPNNKIDKVVQRHKDDKEQESKKKEQKQEKKKETPKRDKMDNSSRTFKDFIDDKDKRYDLNDAKKDKDLMPLKKVDDNNQHNNRDDERPGTSHDREKGNKRNDNIQDKESRKGDDDRSKDKDSRKRPHGDAKQKDKELRAGPVSSSPHTLLSGVVFALSGYENPRRARLRDAALAMGARFERDWGPACTHLVCAFPNTPKLKTVRASARNDACIAVLGEWIEQCSQKRRLLPWQWFATEPKKKVAPPENYDDDKTASGEKFGAFAIFNPSSQIPPKRGQSVTQTTRSRKFSENRRNNAPTSHPLQPTEIDHPDHRLAKTDHQNLTLAKIDHQNLIPAKIDHQNHIPAEKNHQNLMLAEKGHQTQQRKITKTSYQQRKITKTSYQQRKDTKF, from the exons ATGGAGCCGAGAGCGGAATCACTGCCCGTGGCAGCGGCAGTGCCGGCTCGGATGCTAGCGTTGGACAACTTCTCGTCTGATGAAGACGATTTCAAGCCTGGGGAGATGTTTGCCAAGCATAGGACCAGTGGGCAGGGAACTAGTGGCGATACTG GAGCTCAAATACGTCAGGCGACATCGCAAGCTCTAAAAAACATCTCTGACTCATCCACCAAACTGGTCAAAACACCTATAGCGAAAGCCAGCACTAACCGTCCCAGCCAATCAAACGACTTCAATGCAAACAGACAGCGGAACACTCTCATGTACACAGATGATGACGAACTACCTAATAACAAAATAGACAAAGTTGTACAAAGACATAAAGACGACAAAGAACAAGAAAGTAAAAAGAAAGAACAGAAAcaagaaaagaagaaagaaacgCCTAAAAGAGACAAAATGGATAATTCCAGTAGAACTTTTAAAGATTTCATTGACGATAAAGACAAAAGATACGATTTAAATGACGCCAAAAAAGATAAAGACTTAATGCCTCTGAAGAAGGTAGATGACAACAATCAGCACAATAATAGAGACGACGAAAGACCTGGTACCAGTCACGATAGGGAGAAAGGAAACAAAAGAAATGATAATATTCAAGACAAAGAAAGTAGAAAGGGAGATGATGATCGGAGTAAAGACAAAGATAGCAGGAAAAGACCACATGGTGAtgcaaaacaaaaagacaaag AGCTGCGCGCGGGCCCCGTGAGCTCGTCGCCGCACACGCTGCTGTCGGGCGTGGTGTTCGCGCTGAGCGGGTACGAGAACCCTCGGCGCGCGCGCCTGCGCGACGCCGCGCTCGCTATGGGCGCCCGCTTCGAGCGCGACTGGGGGCCCGCCTGCACGCATCTCGT TTGCGCATTCCCTAACACTCCGAAACTGAAGACAGTGCGCGCATCGGCTCGCAACGACGCTTGCATCGCCGTCCTCGGGGAGTGGATCGAGCAGTGCAGCCAGAAGCGGCGGCTGCTCCCGTGGCAGTGGTTCGCCACGGAACCCAAGAAGAAAGTCGCACCGCCAGAGaactatgatgatgataaaactgCTTCGGGTGAGAAATTTGGCGCTTTTGCGATTTTTAATCCAAGCTCCCAGATACCGCCAAAACGAGGCCAG AGTGTGACACAGACGACGAGATCGAGAAAGTTCTCCGAAAACAGAAGAAACAACGCACCGACAAGTCACCCCCTCCAACCAACAGAGATAGATCACCCAGACCACAGACTAGCAAAGACAGATCACCAAAACCTCACACTAGCAAAGATAGATCACCAAAACCTCATACCAGCAAAGATAGATCACCAAAACCACATACCAGCAGAGAAAAATCACCAAAACCTCATGCTAGCAGAGAAAGGTCACCAAACCCAGCAGAGAAAAATCACCAAAACCTCATACCAGCAGAGAAAAATCACCAAAACCTCATACCAGCAGAGAAAAGACACCAAGTTCTAA
- the LOC141429473 gene encoding uncharacterized protein isoform X2 — MEPRAESLPVAAAVPARMLALDNFSSDEDDFKPGEMFAKHRTSGQGTSGDTGAQIRQATSQALKNISDSSTKLVKTPIAKASTNRPSQSNDFNANRQRNTLMYTDDDELPNNKIDKVVQRHKDDKEQESKKKEQKQEKKKETPKRDKMDNSSRTFKDFIDDKDKRYDLNDAKKDKDLMPLKKVDDNNQHNNRDDERPGTSHDREKGNKRNDNIQDKESRKGDDDRSKDKDSRKRPHGDAKQKDKELRAGPVSSSPHTLLSGVVFALSGYENPRRARLRDAALAMGARFERDWGPACTHLVCAFPNTPKLKTVRASARNDACIAVLGEWIEQCSQKRRLLPWQWFATEPKKKVAPPENYDDDKTASECDTDDEIEKVLRKQKKQRTDKSPPPTNRDRSPRPQTSKDRSPKPHTSKDRSPKPHTSKDRSPKPHTSREKSPKPHASRERSPNPAEKNHQNLIPAEKNHQNLIPAEKRHQVLKITRLIFPLPPQILT, encoded by the exons ATGGAGCCGAGAGCGGAATCACTGCCCGTGGCAGCGGCAGTGCCGGCTCGGATGCTAGCGTTGGACAACTTCTCGTCTGATGAAGACGATTTCAAGCCTGGGGAGATGTTTGCCAAGCATAGGACCAGTGGGCAGGGAACTAGTGGCGATACTG GAGCTCAAATACGTCAGGCGACATCGCAAGCTCTAAAAAACATCTCTGACTCATCCACCAAACTGGTCAAAACACCTATAGCGAAAGCCAGCACTAACCGTCCCAGCCAATCAAACGACTTCAATGCAAACAGACAGCGGAACACTCTCATGTACACAGATGATGACGAACTACCTAATAACAAAATAGACAAAGTTGTACAAAGACATAAAGACGACAAAGAACAAGAAAGTAAAAAGAAAGAACAGAAAcaagaaaagaagaaagaaacgCCTAAAAGAGACAAAATGGATAATTCCAGTAGAACTTTTAAAGATTTCATTGACGATAAAGACAAAAGATACGATTTAAATGACGCCAAAAAAGATAAAGACTTAATGCCTCTGAAGAAGGTAGATGACAACAATCAGCACAATAATAGAGACGACGAAAGACCTGGTACCAGTCACGATAGGGAGAAAGGAAACAAAAGAAATGATAATATTCAAGACAAAGAAAGTAGAAAGGGAGATGATGATCGGAGTAAAGACAAAGATAGCAGGAAAAGACCACATGGTGAtgcaaaacaaaaagacaaag AGCTGCGCGCGGGCCCCGTGAGCTCGTCGCCGCACACGCTGCTGTCGGGCGTGGTGTTCGCGCTGAGCGGGTACGAGAACCCTCGGCGCGCGCGCCTGCGCGACGCCGCGCTCGCTATGGGCGCCCGCTTCGAGCGCGACTGGGGGCCCGCCTGCACGCATCTCGT TTGCGCATTCCCTAACACTCCGAAACTGAAGACAGTGCGCGCATCGGCTCGCAACGACGCTTGCATCGCCGTCCTCGGGGAGTGGATCGAGCAGTGCAGCCAGAAGCGGCGGCTGCTCCCGTGGCAGTGGTTCGCCACGGAACCCAAGAAGAAAGTCGCACCGCCAGAGaactatgatgatgataaaactgCTTCGG AGTGTGACACAGACGACGAGATCGAGAAAGTTCTCCGAAAACAGAAGAAACAACGCACCGACAAGTCACCCCCTCCAACCAACAGAGATAGATCACCCAGACCACAGACTAGCAAAGACAGATCACCAAAACCTCACACTAGCAAAGATAGATCACCAAAACCTCATACCAGCAAAGATAGATCACCAAAACCACATACCAGCAGAGAAAAATCACCAAAACCTCATGCTAGCAGAGAAAGGTCACCAAACCCAGCAGAGAAAAATCACCAAAACCTCATACCAGCAGAGAAAAATCACCAAAACCTCATACCAGCAGAGAAAAGACACCAAGTTCTAAAAATAACTCGCTTGATTTTTCCACTGCCTCCACAGATTCTGACGTAG
- the LOC141429474 gene encoding LOW QUALITY PROTEIN: eukaryotic translation initiation factor 3 subunit F-like (The sequence of the model RefSeq protein was modified relative to this genomic sequence to represent the inferred CDS: inserted 1 base in 1 codon), which yields MALNLSVKVHPVVLFQIVDAYERRNADSHRVIGTLLGTCDKGVVEVTNCFCVPHKEHADQVEAELNYAMDVYELNRRVNATENIVGWWATGNEVTNHSSVIHEYYSRECRSPVHVTLDTSLQGARMGLRAYVCVALGVPRGKQGCMFTPIDVSLTSYEPEIVGLQLCQKTMGPAGRSRQVQPAPDLALVAEAATKLSSLLDQVLAYVEDVLAGRAAGDNAXGRQLLQLAQAVPGLAADNFADAFANSVKDLLMVVTLAQLIKTQLQLNEKLTLLTSQ from the exons ATGGCGCTCAATCTCTCTGTCAAGGTTCATCCTGTAGTATTATTTCAAATTGTGGATGCTTACGAGCGTCGAAATGCGGATTCACATCGGGTTATCGGTACCTTGTTGG GAACCTGTGACAAAGGTGTGGTGGAGGTCACAAATTGCTTCTGCGTGCCCCACAAGGAGCATGCCGACCAGGTAGAAGCCGAACTCAACTACGCCATGGATGTGTATGAGCTGAACAGGCGAGTGAATGCCACAGAAAACATCGTTG GATGGTGGGCGACGGGCAACGAAGTAACCAATCACTCGTCAGTCATCCACGAGTACTACTCGCGCGAGTGCCGCTCGCCGGTGCACGTTACTCTGGACACGTCGCTCCAGGGTGCGCGCATGGGGCTCCGCGCATACGTGTGCGTGGCCCTGGGCGTCCCCCGCGGGAAGCAGGGCTGCATGTTCACGCCTATCGATGTCTCGCTGACCAGTTATGAGCCCGAG ATCGTAGGGCTCCAGCTGTGCCAGAAGACCATGGGGCCGGCGGGGCGCTCGCGGCAGGTGCAGCCCGCGCCCGACCTAGCCCTGGTGGCTGAAGCTGCCACAAAGCTCTCCTCACTACTTGATCAG GTGTTAGCGTACGTGGAGGACGTGCTGGCGGGGCGCGCGGCCGGAGACAACG ACGGGCGGCAGCTGCTGCAGCTGGCGCAGGCCGTGCCCGGCCTCGCCGCTGACAACTTCGCGGACGCCTTCGCCAACAGCGTCAAGGACCTGCTCATG GTGGTGACGCTCGCCCAACTTATCAAGACCCAACTGCAATTGAACGAGAAACTAACTCTCCTCACCTCTCAGTAA
- the LOC141429876 gene encoding DNA repair protein XRCC1-like — protein sequence MPRVKIDYVVSFSSEDSENEAKNLLAHDVSKKKWLCKMGDPSCSVVLQLAKAVQITTVHIGACHAALVEVLVGRSEKPNDQFEVLVPSSVFLSPLESRRDSGVERVRSFSGDQLAPARAHRWDRVRAVCSQPYNKHCKYGLSFIHIFEPEDKPDMEPRAESLPVAAAVPARMLALDNFSSDEDDFKPGEMFAKHRTSGQGTSGDTGAQIRQATSQALKNISDSSTKLVKTPIAKASTNRPSQSNDFNANRQRNTLMYTDDDELPNNKIDKVVQRHKDDKEQESKKKEQKQEKKKETPKRDKMDNSSRTFKDFIDDKDKRYDLNDAKKDKDLMPLKKVDDNNQHNNRDDERPGTSHDREKGNKRNDNIQDKESRKGDDDRSKDKDSRKRPHGDAKQKDKELRAGPVSSWPHTLLSGVVFALSGYENPRRARLRDAALAMGARFERDWGPACTHLVCAFPNTPKLKTVRASARNDACIAVLGEWIEQCSQKRRLLPWQWFATEPKKKIAPPENYDDEKTASEETTHRQVPPTNRDRSPRPQTSKDRSPKPHTSKDRSPKPHTSKDRSPKPHTSREKSPKPHTSREKSPKPYASRERSPKPSREKSPKPHTSREKSPKPHTSREKSPKPHTSREKTPSSKNNSLDFSTASTDSDVAFVKDERIQANITLDSDDETDEEKPSVKEKLDKKSLLPDFFEGYTFVIDEVVEEAGFDKKLLSRYVKAYGGVVVDPSLLDSDSVVSFVLSTESGAQCGGQRVRADWVWRCHADKRMCEVAEYTL from the exons ATGCCGCGAGTAAAAATCGACTACGTCGTGAGTTTCAGCAGCGAAGATTCG GAAAATGAAGCCAAGAATCTATTAGCACATGATGTCAGCAAGAAAAAATGGCTCTGCAAAATGGGGGACCCGTCTTGCTCCGTGGTGCTACAGCTGGCCAAAGCTGTCCAG ATAACTACTGTCCACATCGGTGCCTGCCATGCGGCATTAGTTGAGGTGCTGGTGGGAAGGTCTGAGAAGCCTAATGATCAATTTGAA GTTCTAGTGCCCAGCAGCGTGTTCCTGTCCCCCCTGGAGTCCCGGCGCGACAGTGGCGTGGAGCGCGTGCGCTCGTTCAGCGGGGACCAGCTGGCGCCGGCGCGCGCCCACCGCTGGGACCGCGTGCGCGCCGTCTGCTCGCAGCCCTACAATAAGCACTGCAAG TATGGCCTCTCATTCATCCATATATTCGAGCCCGAAGACAAGCCTGATATGGAGCCGAGAGCGGAATCACTGCCCGTGGCAGCGGCAGTGCCGGCTCGGATGCTAGCGTTGGACAACTTCTCGTCTGATGAAGACGATTTCAAGCCTGGGGAGATGTTTGCCAAGCATAGGACCAGTGGGCAGGGAACTAGTGGCGATACTG GAGCTCAAATACGTCAGGCGACATCGCAAGCTCTAAAAAACATCTCTGACTCATCCACCAAACTGGTCAAAACACCTATAGCGAAAGCCAGCACTAACCGTCCCAGCCAATCAAACGACTTCAATGCAAACAGACAGCGGAACACTCTCATGTACACAGATGATGACGAACTACCTAATAACAAAATAGACAAAGTTGTACAAAGACATAAAGACGACAAAGAACAAGAAAGTAAAAAGAAAGAACAGAAAcaagaaaagaagaaagaaacgCCTAAAAGAGACAAAATGGATAATTCCAGTAGAACTTTTAAAGATTTCATTGACGATAAAGACAAAAGATACGATTTAAATGACGCCAAAAAAGATAAAGACTTAATGCCTCTGAAGAAGGTAGATGACAACAATCAGCACAATAATAGAGACGACGAAAGACCTGGTACCAGTCACGATAGGGAGAAAGGAAACAAAAGAAATGATAATATTCAAGACAAAGAAAGTAGAAAGGGAGATGATGATCGGAGTAAAGACAAAGATAGCAGGAAAAGACCACATGGTGAtgcaaaacaaaaagacaaag AGCTGCGCGCGGGCCCCGTGAGCTCGTGGCCGCACACGCTGCTGTCGGGCGTGGTGTTCGCGCTGAGCGGGTACGAGAACCCTCGCCGCGCGCGTCTGCGCGACGCCGCGCTCGCTATGGGCGCCCGCTTCGAGCGCGACTGGGGGCCCGCCTGCACGCATCTCGT TTGCGCATTCCCTAACACTCCGAAACTGAAGACAGTGCGCGCATCGGCTCGCAACGACGCTTGCATCGCCGTCCTCGGGGAGTGGATCGAGCAGTGCAGCCAGAAGCGGCGGCTGCTCCCGTGGCAGTGGTTCGCCACGGAACCCAAGAAGAAAATTGCACCCCCAGAGAActatgatgatgaaaaaactGCTTCGG AAGAAACAACGCACCGACAAGTCCCTCCAACCAACAGAGATAGATCACCCAGACCACAGACTAGCAAAGACAGATCACCAAAACCTCACACTAGCAAAGATAGATCACCAAAACCTCATACCAGCAAAGATAGATCACCAAAACCGCATACCAGCAGAGAAAAATCACCAAAACCTCATACTAGCAGAGAAAAATCACCAAAACCTTATGCTAGCAGAGAAAGGTCACCAAAACCCAGCAGAGAAAAATCACCAAAACCTCATACCAGCAGAGAAAAATCACCAAAACCTCATACTAGCAGAGAAAAATCACCAAAACCTCATACCAGCAGAGAAAAGACACCAAGTTCTAAAAATAACTCGCTTGATTTTTCCACTGCCTCCACAGATTCTGACGTAGCTTTTGTAAAAGATGAAAGAATACAAGCCAACATAACTCTAGACTCCGATGATGAAACAGATGAAGAAAAACCAAGTGTGAAAGAGAAATTGGATAAGAAAAGCTTGCTGCCGGATTTCTTTGAAGGATACACGTTTGTAATCGACGAGGTAGTGGAAGAAGCGGGGTTTGACAAGAAACTGCTGAGCAGATATGTGAAGGCTTACGGAGGGGTGGTCGTGGAT CCGTCTCTACTAGACTCTGACAGCGTGGTCAGTTTCGTTCTTTCCACGGAGTCCGGAGCGCAGTGCGGAGGCCAGAGGGTCAGGGCTGACTGGGTGTGGAGATGCCATGCAGATAAGCGAATGTGCGAAGTGGCGGAATATACGCTGTAG